The Manis javanica isolate MJ-LG chromosome 6, MJ_LKY, whole genome shotgun sequence genome contains a region encoding:
- the LOC108391832 gene encoding GTPase IMAP family member 5 isoform X1: MTSYVITEPFPAPLIQINPFFLTAEETVLHSPFIVAQGCASHFLKNSVIAFGSVLEPSVCNQWTPSPRKFPQDGSIGSQRRGSQRTWSGEPFTGTSVEFCQACCGPAMPSAPVGQERNWAGAWAPGGLQEEASLGGSSCARSRVSGRPPQPPGRPPEGAAPALRDPLCLLPCRRPWKLRPQPRLLRHRCCYHLCLHSACHSLMMPGPVLEQPSRIFLLEKKSASVPNACSLSPAPRLACTTVLQKRMEGLQKSRYGTMAEGSVEDYWFAVSSSLRMVLVGRTGSGKSATGNSILCQPVFKSKLGTQSVTSTCQRAVGTWNGRNILVVDTPSIFEAKAQHQEMYRDIGDCYLLLAPGPHVLLLVTQLGRFTAQDTVAVRRVKEVFGAGAMRHTIVLFTHKEDLGAESLDDYVANTDNLSLRSLVQECGRRYCAFNNRARGEEQRQQVAQLMAVVESLQRELEGACLGNELFFDAQMLQRGGGAGACEEDLRPYLAKVRRQVERQKRDLREARRCWVARVLCRVRNWMASHIGISAALAVCILIILAVLINLSFTHKQ; this comes from the exons ATGACTTCTTATGTTATCACTGAACCTTTTCCAGCACCTCTTATACAAATCAACCCCTTCTTTCTCACTGCAGAAGAAACAGTTTTGCATTCACCTTTTATCGTTGCCCAGGGCTGTGCTTCCCATTTTCTGAAGAACAG CGTGATTGCTTTCGGTTCAGTACTCGAGCCTTCAGTGTGCAATCAGTGGACACCTAGTCCCCGAAAGTTCCCACAGGACGGGTCCATCGGATCGCAGAGAAGGGGCAGCCAGCGCACGTGGTCTGGGGAGCCCTTCACAGGCACGTCCGTGGAGTTCTGCCAGGCCTGCTGTGGACCAGCAATGCCCTCTGCCCCTG TAGGTCAAGAAAGGAACTGGGCGGGGGCCTGGGCGCCCGGCGGGCTCCAAGAGGAAGCGTCCCTTGGCGGCAGCAGCTGCGCGCGCTCACGTGTCTCGGGGCGGCCGCCGCAGCCGCCGGGCCGCCCACCCGAGGGAGCAGCGCCCGCGCTCCGCGATCCCCTTTGCCTTCTTCCCTGCCGCCGGCCCTGGAAGCTCCGGCCTCAGCCGCGGCTCCTCCGTCACCG ATGCTGTTATCATCTCTGCTTGCACTCTGCCTGCCACTCTCTCATGATGCCTGGTCCCGTTTTGGAGCAGCCTAGTAGAATTTTCCTTTTGGAGAAGAAATCTGCCTCTGTTCCTAATGCATGCTCACTTTCACCTGCTCCACGGTTGGCATGCACCACAGTCCTTCAG AAAAGAATGGAAGGGCTTCAGAAGAGCAGATACGGAACTATGGCTGAAG gcAGTGTAGAAGATTACTGGTTTGCCGTATCGTCCTCATTAAGGATGGTCCTGGTGGGCAGGACAGGCAGCGGGAAGAGCGCCACAGGGAACAGCATCCTCTGCCAGCCCGTGTTCAAGTCCAAGCTGGGGACCCAGTCCGTGACCAGCACGTGCCAGAGGGCGGTGGGCACGTGGAACGGGAGGAACATCCTAGTGGTGGACACACCCTCCATCTTTGAGGCGAAGGCCCAGCACCAAGAGATGTACAGGGACATCGGGGACTGTTACCTGCTCTTGGCCCCAGGGCCCCACGTGCTCCTGCTGGTGACCCAGCTGGGGCGCTTCACCGCCCAGGACACAGTGGCCGTGAGGAGGGTGAAGGAGGTCTTTGGGGCAGGGGCCATGAGACACACGATCGTCCTCTTCACCCACAAGGAGGACTTGGGGGCCGAGTCCCTGGACGACTACGTGGCCAACACGGACAACCTCAGCCTGAGGAGCCTGGTGCAGGAGTGCGGGCGGAGGTACTGCGCCTTCAACAACCGGGCCCGCGGGGAGGAGCAGCGGCAGCAGGTGGCCCAGCTGATGGCCGTGGTGGAGAGTCTGCAGAGGGAGCTGGAGGGCGCCTGCCTGGGCAACGAGCTCTTCTTTGATGCGCAGATGCTCCAGCGAGGAGGCGGGGCTGGCGCGTGCGAAGAGGACCTCAGGCCCTACCTGGCCAAGGTGCGGCGGCAGGTGGAGAGGCAGAAGCGAGACCTGAGGGAGGCCCGGAGGTGCTGGGTGGCCAGGGTGCTGTGCAGGGTCAGGAACTGGATGGCTTCTCACATTGGAATATCTGCTGCTCTTGCTGTATGCATTTTGATTATACTTGCTGTTTTAATTAACTTGAGTTTTACTCACAAACAATGA
- the LOC108391833 gene encoding GTPase IMAP family member 5-like isoform X1 → MSRERSVWWILREQQAKLLIWEEVAVQQSAGQNRHNKMEGFLKDGQGASATGGGEQSFTPGSSSLRMVLVGKTGSGKSATGNSILFQPAFESKLGTQSVTSTCQGVAGTWNGRNILVVDTPSIFEAKAQHQEMYRDIGDCYLLLAPGPHVLLLVTQLGRFTAQDTVAVRRVKEVFGAGAMRHTIVLFTHKEDLGAESLDDYVANTDNLSLRSLVQECGRRYCAFNNRARGEEQRQQVAQLMAVVESLQRELEGACLGNELFDAQMLQRGGGAGACGEDLRPYLAKVRRQVERQKRDLREARRGWVARVPCRVRNWMALHYDLCVCLVWCSFLFLLILVIIWYHL, encoded by the exons AACAAGATGGAAGGGTTCCTGAAGGATGGACAAGGTGCCAGTGCCACAG GTGGAGGAGAGCAGAGCTTCACCCCAGGGTCGTCCTCATTGAGGATGGTCCTGGTGGGCAAGACTGGCAGCGGGAAGAGCGCCACAGGGAACAGCATCCTCTTCCAGCCTGCGTTTGAGTCCAAGCTGGGGACCCAGTCCGTGACCAGCACGTGCCAGGGGGTGGCGGGCACGTGGAACGGGAGGAACATCCTGGTGGTGGACACACCCTCCATCTTTGAGGCGAAGGCCCAGCACCAAGAGATGTACAGGGACATCGGGGACTGCTACCTGCTCTTGGCCCCAGGGCCCCACGTGCTCCTGCTGGTGACCCAGCTGGGGCGCTTCACTGCCCAGGACACAGTGGCCGTGAGGAGGGTGAAGGAGGTCTTTGGGGCAGGGGCCATGAGACACACGATCGTCCTCTTCACCCACAAGGAGGACTTGGGGGCCGAGTCCCTGGACGACTACGTGGCCAACACGGACAACCTCAGCCTGAGGAGCCTGGTGCAGGAGTGCGGGCGGAGGTACTGCGCCTTCAACAACCGGGCCCGCGGGGAGGAGCAGCGGCAGCAGGTGGCCCAGCTGATGGCCGTGGTGGAGAGTCTGCAGAGGGAGCTGGAGGGCGCCTGCCTGGGCAACGAGCTCTTTGATGCGCAGATGCTCCAGCGAGGAGGCGGGGCCGGCGCGTGCGGGGAGGACCTCAGGCCCTACCTGGCCAAGGTGCGGCGGCAGGTGGAGAGGCAGAAGCGAGACCTGAGGGAGGCCCGGAGGGGCTGGGTGGCCAGGGTGCCGTGCAGGGTCAGGAACTGGATGGCTCTGCACTATGACCTCTGTGTCTGTCTCGTCTGGTGcagcttccttttccttcttatcTTAGTGATTATCTGGTATCACCTTTAA
- the LOC108391832 gene encoding GTPase IMAP family member 5 isoform X3, with protein sequence MEGLQKSRYGTMAEGSVEDYWFAVSSSLRMVLVGRTGSGKSATGNSILCQPVFKSKLGTQSVTSTCQRAVGTWNGRNILVVDTPSIFEAKAQHQEMYRDIGDCYLLLAPGPHVLLLVTQLGRFTAQDTVAVRRVKEVFGAGAMRHTIVLFTHKEDLGAESLDDYVANTDNLSLRSLVQECGRRYCAFNNRARGEEQRQQVAQLMAVVESLQRELEGACLGNELFFDAQMLQRGGGAGACEEDLRPYLAKVRRQVERQKRDLREARRCWVARVLCRVRNWMASHIGISAALAVCILIILAVLINLSFTHKQ encoded by the exons ATGGAAGGGCTTCAGAAGAGCAGATACGGAACTATGGCTGAAG gcAGTGTAGAAGATTACTGGTTTGCCGTATCGTCCTCATTAAGGATGGTCCTGGTGGGCAGGACAGGCAGCGGGAAGAGCGCCACAGGGAACAGCATCCTCTGCCAGCCCGTGTTCAAGTCCAAGCTGGGGACCCAGTCCGTGACCAGCACGTGCCAGAGGGCGGTGGGCACGTGGAACGGGAGGAACATCCTAGTGGTGGACACACCCTCCATCTTTGAGGCGAAGGCCCAGCACCAAGAGATGTACAGGGACATCGGGGACTGTTACCTGCTCTTGGCCCCAGGGCCCCACGTGCTCCTGCTGGTGACCCAGCTGGGGCGCTTCACCGCCCAGGACACAGTGGCCGTGAGGAGGGTGAAGGAGGTCTTTGGGGCAGGGGCCATGAGACACACGATCGTCCTCTTCACCCACAAGGAGGACTTGGGGGCCGAGTCCCTGGACGACTACGTGGCCAACACGGACAACCTCAGCCTGAGGAGCCTGGTGCAGGAGTGCGGGCGGAGGTACTGCGCCTTCAACAACCGGGCCCGCGGGGAGGAGCAGCGGCAGCAGGTGGCCCAGCTGATGGCCGTGGTGGAGAGTCTGCAGAGGGAGCTGGAGGGCGCCTGCCTGGGCAACGAGCTCTTCTTTGATGCGCAGATGCTCCAGCGAGGAGGCGGGGCTGGCGCGTGCGAAGAGGACCTCAGGCCCTACCTGGCCAAGGTGCGGCGGCAGGTGGAGAGGCAGAAGCGAGACCTGAGGGAGGCCCGGAGGTGCTGGGTGGCCAGGGTGCTGTGCAGGGTCAGGAACTGGATGGCTTCTCACATTGGAATATCTGCTGCTCTTGCTGTATGCATTTTGATTATACTTGCTGTTTTAATTAACTTGAGTTTTACTCACAAACAATGA
- the LOC108391833 gene encoding GTPase IMAP family member 5-like isoform X2 translates to MSRERSVWWILREQQAKLLIWEEVAVQQSAGQNRHNKMEGFLKDGQGASATGGGEQSFTPGSSSLRMVLVGKTGSGKSATGNSILFQPAFESKLGTQSVTSTCQGVAGTWNGRNILVVDTPSIFEAKAQHQEMYRDIGDCYLLLAPGPHVLLLVTQLGRFTAQDTVAVRRVKEVFGAGAMRHTIVLFTHKEDLGAESLDDYVANTDNLSLRSLVQECGRRYCAFNNRARGEEQRQQVAQLMAVVESLQRELEGACLGNELFDAQMLQRGGGAGACGEDLRPYLAKLLVWAQPPPVLTEPRGSEEEDTGSAPGAPGWSADDPISSGDGFWTGPETQCRPMSSE, encoded by the exons AACAAGATGGAAGGGTTCCTGAAGGATGGACAAGGTGCCAGTGCCACAG GTGGAGGAGAGCAGAGCTTCACCCCAGGGTCGTCCTCATTGAGGATGGTCCTGGTGGGCAAGACTGGCAGCGGGAAGAGCGCCACAGGGAACAGCATCCTCTTCCAGCCTGCGTTTGAGTCCAAGCTGGGGACCCAGTCCGTGACCAGCACGTGCCAGGGGGTGGCGGGCACGTGGAACGGGAGGAACATCCTGGTGGTGGACACACCCTCCATCTTTGAGGCGAAGGCCCAGCACCAAGAGATGTACAGGGACATCGGGGACTGCTACCTGCTCTTGGCCCCAGGGCCCCACGTGCTCCTGCTGGTGACCCAGCTGGGGCGCTTCACTGCCCAGGACACAGTGGCCGTGAGGAGGGTGAAGGAGGTCTTTGGGGCAGGGGCCATGAGACACACGATCGTCCTCTTCACCCACAAGGAGGACTTGGGGGCCGAGTCCCTGGACGACTACGTGGCCAACACGGACAACCTCAGCCTGAGGAGCCTGGTGCAGGAGTGCGGGCGGAGGTACTGCGCCTTCAACAACCGGGCCCGCGGGGAGGAGCAGCGGCAGCAGGTGGCCCAGCTGATGGCCGTGGTGGAGAGTCTGCAGAGGGAGCTGGAGGGCGCCTGCCTGGGCAACGAGCTCTTTGATGCGCAGATGCTCCAGCGAGGAGGCGGGGCCGGCGCGTGCGGGGAGGACCTCAGGCCCTACCTGGCCAAG CTTCTGGTTTGGGCTCAGCCTCCACCCGTCCTGACGGAGCCCCGTGGCTCAGAGGAGGAGGACACCGGCTCAGCCCCAGGGGCGCCCGGCTGGTCTGCAGACGATCCCATCTCTTCTGGAGACGGGTTCTGGACTGGACCTGAGACCCAGTGCAGGCCGATGAGCAGTGAATAA
- the LOC108391832 gene encoding GTPase IMAP family member 5 isoform X2, which yields MTSYVITEPFPAPLIQINPFFLTAEETVLHSPFIVAQGCASHFLKNSVIAFGSVLEPSVCNQWTPSPRKFPQDGSIGSQRRGSQRTWSGEPFTGTSVEFCQACCGPAMPSAPGQERNWAGAWAPGGLQEEASLGGSSCARSRVSGRPPQPPGRPPEGAAPALRDPLCLLPCRRPWKLRPQPRLLRHRCCYHLCLHSACHSLMMPGPVLEQPSRIFLLEKKSASVPNACSLSPAPRLACTTVLQKRMEGLQKSRYGTMAEGSVEDYWFAVSSSLRMVLVGRTGSGKSATGNSILCQPVFKSKLGTQSVTSTCQRAVGTWNGRNILVVDTPSIFEAKAQHQEMYRDIGDCYLLLAPGPHVLLLVTQLGRFTAQDTVAVRRVKEVFGAGAMRHTIVLFTHKEDLGAESLDDYVANTDNLSLRSLVQECGRRYCAFNNRARGEEQRQQVAQLMAVVESLQRELEGACLGNELFFDAQMLQRGGGAGACEEDLRPYLAKVRRQVERQKRDLREARRCWVARVLCRVRNWMASHIGISAALAVCILIILAVLINLSFTHKQ from the exons ATGACTTCTTATGTTATCACTGAACCTTTTCCAGCACCTCTTATACAAATCAACCCCTTCTTTCTCACTGCAGAAGAAACAGTTTTGCATTCACCTTTTATCGTTGCCCAGGGCTGTGCTTCCCATTTTCTGAAGAACAG CGTGATTGCTTTCGGTTCAGTACTCGAGCCTTCAGTGTGCAATCAGTGGACACCTAGTCCCCGAAAGTTCCCACAGGACGGGTCCATCGGATCGCAGAGAAGGGGCAGCCAGCGCACGTGGTCTGGGGAGCCCTTCACAGGCACGTCCGTGGAGTTCTGCCAGGCCTGCTGTGGACCAGCAATGCCCTCTGCCCCTG GTCAAGAAAGGAACTGGGCGGGGGCCTGGGCGCCCGGCGGGCTCCAAGAGGAAGCGTCCCTTGGCGGCAGCAGCTGCGCGCGCTCACGTGTCTCGGGGCGGCCGCCGCAGCCGCCGGGCCGCCCACCCGAGGGAGCAGCGCCCGCGCTCCGCGATCCCCTTTGCCTTCTTCCCTGCCGCCGGCCCTGGAAGCTCCGGCCTCAGCCGCGGCTCCTCCGTCACCG ATGCTGTTATCATCTCTGCTTGCACTCTGCCTGCCACTCTCTCATGATGCCTGGTCCCGTTTTGGAGCAGCCTAGTAGAATTTTCCTTTTGGAGAAGAAATCTGCCTCTGTTCCTAATGCATGCTCACTTTCACCTGCTCCACGGTTGGCATGCACCACAGTCCTTCAG AAAAGAATGGAAGGGCTTCAGAAGAGCAGATACGGAACTATGGCTGAAG gcAGTGTAGAAGATTACTGGTTTGCCGTATCGTCCTCATTAAGGATGGTCCTGGTGGGCAGGACAGGCAGCGGGAAGAGCGCCACAGGGAACAGCATCCTCTGCCAGCCCGTGTTCAAGTCCAAGCTGGGGACCCAGTCCGTGACCAGCACGTGCCAGAGGGCGGTGGGCACGTGGAACGGGAGGAACATCCTAGTGGTGGACACACCCTCCATCTTTGAGGCGAAGGCCCAGCACCAAGAGATGTACAGGGACATCGGGGACTGTTACCTGCTCTTGGCCCCAGGGCCCCACGTGCTCCTGCTGGTGACCCAGCTGGGGCGCTTCACCGCCCAGGACACAGTGGCCGTGAGGAGGGTGAAGGAGGTCTTTGGGGCAGGGGCCATGAGACACACGATCGTCCTCTTCACCCACAAGGAGGACTTGGGGGCCGAGTCCCTGGACGACTACGTGGCCAACACGGACAACCTCAGCCTGAGGAGCCTGGTGCAGGAGTGCGGGCGGAGGTACTGCGCCTTCAACAACCGGGCCCGCGGGGAGGAGCAGCGGCAGCAGGTGGCCCAGCTGATGGCCGTGGTGGAGAGTCTGCAGAGGGAGCTGGAGGGCGCCTGCCTGGGCAACGAGCTCTTCTTTGATGCGCAGATGCTCCAGCGAGGAGGCGGGGCTGGCGCGTGCGAAGAGGACCTCAGGCCCTACCTGGCCAAGGTGCGGCGGCAGGTGGAGAGGCAGAAGCGAGACCTGAGGGAGGCCCGGAGGTGCTGGGTGGCCAGGGTGCTGTGCAGGGTCAGGAACTGGATGGCTTCTCACATTGGAATATCTGCTGCTCTTGCTGTATGCATTTTGATTATACTTGCTGTTTTAATTAACTTGAGTTTTACTCACAAACAATGA
- the LOC108391833 gene encoding GTPase IMAP family member 5-like isoform X3, which yields MEGFLKDGQGASATGGGEQSFTPGSSSLRMVLVGKTGSGKSATGNSILFQPAFESKLGTQSVTSTCQGVAGTWNGRNILVVDTPSIFEAKAQHQEMYRDIGDCYLLLAPGPHVLLLVTQLGRFTAQDTVAVRRVKEVFGAGAMRHTIVLFTHKEDLGAESLDDYVANTDNLSLRSLVQECGRRYCAFNNRARGEEQRQQVAQLMAVVESLQRELEGACLGNELFDAQMLQRGGGAGACGEDLRPYLAKVRRQVERQKRDLREARRGWVARVPCRVRNWMALHYDLCVCLVWCSFLFLLILVIIWYHL from the exons ATGGAAGGGTTCCTGAAGGATGGACAAGGTGCCAGTGCCACAG GTGGAGGAGAGCAGAGCTTCACCCCAGGGTCGTCCTCATTGAGGATGGTCCTGGTGGGCAAGACTGGCAGCGGGAAGAGCGCCACAGGGAACAGCATCCTCTTCCAGCCTGCGTTTGAGTCCAAGCTGGGGACCCAGTCCGTGACCAGCACGTGCCAGGGGGTGGCGGGCACGTGGAACGGGAGGAACATCCTGGTGGTGGACACACCCTCCATCTTTGAGGCGAAGGCCCAGCACCAAGAGATGTACAGGGACATCGGGGACTGCTACCTGCTCTTGGCCCCAGGGCCCCACGTGCTCCTGCTGGTGACCCAGCTGGGGCGCTTCACTGCCCAGGACACAGTGGCCGTGAGGAGGGTGAAGGAGGTCTTTGGGGCAGGGGCCATGAGACACACGATCGTCCTCTTCACCCACAAGGAGGACTTGGGGGCCGAGTCCCTGGACGACTACGTGGCCAACACGGACAACCTCAGCCTGAGGAGCCTGGTGCAGGAGTGCGGGCGGAGGTACTGCGCCTTCAACAACCGGGCCCGCGGGGAGGAGCAGCGGCAGCAGGTGGCCCAGCTGATGGCCGTGGTGGAGAGTCTGCAGAGGGAGCTGGAGGGCGCCTGCCTGGGCAACGAGCTCTTTGATGCGCAGATGCTCCAGCGAGGAGGCGGGGCCGGCGCGTGCGGGGAGGACCTCAGGCCCTACCTGGCCAAGGTGCGGCGGCAGGTGGAGAGGCAGAAGCGAGACCTGAGGGAGGCCCGGAGGGGCTGGGTGGCCAGGGTGCCGTGCAGGGTCAGGAACTGGATGGCTCTGCACTATGACCTCTGTGTCTGTCTCGTCTGGTGcagcttccttttccttcttatcTTAGTGATTATCTGGTATCACCTTTAA